In Cellulomonas sp. JZ18, the DNA window GGAACCGCTGGCCGGGGACGGGCCCGGCGGACCCGTTCGGCTCCGCCGCGGCCTACCACGCCGTGGTCGCGGAGCTCATCGCCACGGGCACCGTCCTCGACGAGGCGATGGTCTACTTCGACGCCCGCCTCTCGGCGCACTACCCGACGGTCGAGATCCGGGTGCCCGACGTGTGCCTGGACGTCGCGGACACCGTCCTCGTCGCGGCGCTCGCGCGGGCGCTCGTCGACACCGCCGCCGACCGGTGGCGCGCCGGCGAGCCGGTCCCCGCCGACCCGACGTGCGTCCTGCGGATGGCGGCGTGGCGCGCGAGCCGGTCGGGGACCGCGGACGACCTCGTGGACCCCGCGACCCACCGGCTGCGACCCGCGCCCGACGTGCTGGCGGCGCTGCTGGACCACACACGCGACGCGCTCGCGGCGGCGGGTGACCTCGCCGTCGTCGAGCAGGGGCTCGACCGCGTCCTGACCCGCGGGACGGGCGCACGGTGGCAGCGCGGCGTGGCGCAGGCGACGGGCCGCCTCGAGGACGTCGTCGCCGCTGCCGCCGAGCGGACCGTCGCGTGAGCACTGCCGCCCAGGGCGACGGCGGCGTCGCCCTCGAGGACCTGCACGCCTACGTCGCGGAGCACCTGGACGACCTCGTGCACCACCTCGTCGGCTGGGTCCGGCTGCGCTCCGTCGCGGGGATGCCGGAGCACCAGCCCGACCTGCAGCGGTCGGCGAACTGGCTGGCCGGGGTCCTGCGGGACACCGGTTTCCCCCGCGTCCAGGTGTGGGAGGTCGAGGGCGGGGCCCCCGCGGTGTACGCCGAGTGGTGCGCGGCGCCGGACGCCCCGACCGTCCTCGTGTACAGCCACCACGACGTGCGGGCCGCCAGGGACGACTCGTGGGGCCAGGTGCCCCCGTTCGAGCCCGCGCTGCGCGACGGCCGGCTGTGGGGCCGCGGCACCTCCGACGCCAAGGGTCAGGTGCTCTGCCACGTGTGGGGCGTGCGCGCCCACCTGGCGGTGACGGGCCGCACCGCTCCGGCGGTCAACCTCAAGGTCCTCGTCGAGGGGGAGGAGGAGGCGGGCTCCGAGCACCTGGCCGGGCTGCTCGAGGAGCACCCCGAGGCGACCCGGGCCGACGTGGTGATGCTCTCGGACACCCTGCTGTGGCGCGCGGACGCCCCCGCCGCGTGCGTCGGCCTGCGCGGGCTCGTGACGGCGACACTCGAGGCGACGGGGCCGGGACGGGACGTGCACAGCGGCGCCGTCTCCGGTGTCGCACCCAACCCGGTGCACGCCGTCGCGCAGCTGGTCGCCGGCCTGCACGACGAGGACGGGCGCGTCACCCTGCCCGGCTTCCACGACGACGTCGCCCTCCCGTCGGACGACGAGCGCGCCGCGATCGCGCGCCTGCCCTACAGCGACGAGGACTGGCTCGAGCGCTCGGAGACGACGAGCGTCGGGGGAGAGGCGGGCTGGGCGCCGCTCGAGCGGCTGTGGCTGCGCCCCGCCGCCGAGGTGCTCGTCCTCACGGCCGGGGACGTGCAGGGCCCCGCGCGGGGCGCCGTCCCCTCGGTCGTCACCGCGTCCATCAGCATCCGCACCGTGCCCGACCAGCGCGTCGAGCGCGTCGCCGACCAGCTGCGGACGTGGGTCGCGGACCGGATGGGCGACGGAGTGCGCTACGAGCTCTCGGTCCCCGTCGAGAGCGGCCAGGAGCCCTACCGCACACCGGACGACCTGCCCGCGCTCGCGGTGCTGCGGGCGGCGATGGCGGACGGCTTCCGCGCCGACGAGGTCGGGACCATGCGCAACGCGGGCGGCTCGCCGGCCTCGCTGCTGCACGGCACGACCGGCGCGCCGGTCGTCTTCTTCGGCACGGGCCTGCCCGAGGACCACTGGCACGACAGCGACGAGAGCGTCCGCGTCGACATGCTGCACGCGGGGACCGCGACCCTCGCGTCGTTCGGGCAGCGGCTCGCCGCGGCCGCCGGTCCGGGCACGTCCTGACCTCGTGCCGCCACGGGGTCAGCCCGCGGGGACCTGCGCCCAGACGTGCTTCGTCGTCCGGGTCGTGTACCAGCCGACCTCGTCGGCGAGCCGGCGGGCGATGAGCAGGCCGAAGCCGCCGTCGCCGGGGGCGCGCGCCCCCGACTCCACCGGCGCCGTCCCCGCGTCGTGGTCGGCGACGTCCAGCAGGTAGCGCCGCCCGTCGGTGCGCAGCTCGACGACCGTCGGGGCCCGCCCGTGGCGCAGCGCGTTGGTGGCGAGCTCGGACACCAGCAGCGTGACCTGGTCCGCGGTCCGGCGCGCGGCACGGTCCGCCGACGCGTGCGCGGACACGGCCTCGCGCACCGCGTGGCGCAGCCCGGCGAGGCCCGAGACGTCGTCGACCTGCCAGCGGCCGAGCAGGCGCAGCCCGCGAGGCGGGCGCCGCGACGGCAGCGCCCTGTCCCGCGCGGGGCGGCGGTCGGCGACCGGGCTCACGACGCGCCCCCCGCGTCCGCGTCGGCCTCGTCGGCGAGGTCTGCCGGCAGGCGCCGCGGTCCGGCCGCGTCCGGCCGCGGGGCGTCCTCCGGGTACGCGCGCACCGCGAGCAGCGCCACGTCGTCCTCGCTGCCCGAGGCGAGGTCGGCGATGAGCCGGTCGCACAGCTCCTCGAGGGGCAGGTGCGCGAGCCGCTCGGCGGCCTCGCGCAGGCGCTCGACGCCCACGGTGAGCCGTTCCCCGCGCCGCTCGACGAGGCCGTCGGTGTACAGCACGACCGTCGAGCCCGGGTGCAGCAGGGCGGTGTGGTCGTGGCGCTCGACGTGCGCGCGCAGGCCCAGCAGCAGGTCCGCGGGCCGGGTGAGCAGCTCGGCACGTCCGTCGGGGTGCAGCAGCAACGGCGGCAGGTGCCCGGCGTTCGACCACCGCAGCCGGCGCAGCCCCCGCGCCGCGAGGTCCGCCGGCTGCTCCACCTTCGCGAGGATGCCCGTGCTGATCGCCCCCACCGCGAGGTCCTGGATCGCCCAGTCCAACGAGGACAGGATCTGCGCGGGGGCCTGCACGACGGCGTGCGCACCGCCGCGCAGCACGTTGCGCAGCTGCGCCATCGACACCGCCGCCCGCAGGTCGTGCCCGGTGACGTCGCCGATGACCAGGCACGTGCTGCCGTCGCGCACGAGGAACGCGTCGTACCAGTCCCCGCCGATCTGCGTCGCGGCGACCGCCGGCACGTACCGCGCCGCCAGGTGCAGGTGGTCCGGCTCCGGCAGCTCCGTGAGGAGGCTGCGCTGCAGCTCCTCCGCGAGGTCGCGGCGCGCGGCGTGCAGGTGCGCGTTGTCCAGCGCGAGGCCGATCTGCGCCATCACCTCGCGCAGCGCGGTGAGGTCGGCGTCCGTGAAGCCGCCGCGTGCCGCCGTGCGGCCCAGCGTCAGCAGCCCGCGCGTGTGCCCGCGGCCGCGCAGGGGCATGACGACGATCGCCTCGGGCGCGAGCCGGGTCAGCAGGTCGTGCGCGGGCCCCTCCTGGACGAGGTCCCCCGGCCCGGGCAGGCCGGTCCGCAGGGCGTGCGAGCCGCCCGCGAGCACCTGCGCCACCAGCGAGCTGCGCGTGAGCGCCGGGACCCGCACGGCCCGGTACCGGTCGAGCACGGGCTGCAGCCACGGGTCGGCGTGCATCGCCGCGACGTCCCGCAGGCGCGACTGCCACCCGCCGTGCCCCTCGTCCAGCAGGCTCGCGATCGCGAAGTCCGCGACGGCCGGCACGAGGTGGGGGAGGACCGCCTCCAGGGCCCGGACCGGGTCGAGCACCTCGACCAGCTCGGTCGCGACCGACGCCAGCAGCTCCGAGCGCTCCCGTGCGCGCTGGGCCGTGTCCAGGGAGCGCCGCCGCTCGGTGACGTCCGTGAAGTAGACCGCCACGCCGCCGCGTTCGGGCACCGCCCGCACCTCGTACCACCCGTCCAGGGGCGCGGGGTAGTACGCGTCGAAGACGACGGGCTCGCCCGTGCGCACGACGCTGCGGTAGCTCTCCTCGAACCGGGTGCCCACCGCGGCGGGGAACAGCTCCCACACGACGCCGCCCAGCAGCTGCTCGCGCGGGCTGCCGAGGATCCGCTCGGCCTCGGCGTTGACGTAGCCGAACCGCCACTGCGGGTCCAGCCAGTAGTAGCCGACGGTCATGTCCTCCAGGACGCGGTGCACCCGCTCCTCGCCCGCCCGCAGCGCGGTGGTGTCGGTCGTGACGCCGACGACCTGCCCGGCCGTGCCGTCGGGCCCGGCCAGCGCCCGACCGCGCGCCGTCAGCCACCGCCGGGTCCCGTCCGGGCGCAGCACCCGGAACTCCGCCTCGTACACGCCGCACGTGGCGACGGCCTCGTCGAGCGCCCGCATCACGGGTGCGACGTCGTCCGGGTGCAGGCGTGCGGTGAAGGCCTCGATCGTCCCGCCGAACGTCGACCCGTCGTACCCGAACGCCTCGAGCAGGGCGTCGTCCCACTCCAGCGCGCCGGAGGACAGGTCCCAGCGGAACGTCCCGAGCCCGGCGGCCCGCGCGGCGGACTCGAGCAGCGCCCGCCGGGGCTCGGCGTCCACGGGCACGCCGTCGCCTCGCGGCGCGGGCGCCGCCTCCGGCGCGTCGTCCGCACCGGCGACCGGGTCCTGCATGTGCCTGTCTCCTCCACCGGACGTGTGCTCGTGGACGCCGACCGGCGCCCGGGACGCGCGCACCGGTGCTCCACCGGGCACGCGGCCGCCGCACATCATCCCCCGTCGCGGGACCTGCGCGCGCGCACGGACGGGTGGCGCGTCCCGCCCGGGGCCCGGTCGACCGCCGCCACCCGCCGGCCGGGACCCGCGAGGAGCGTGCACGCTCGGGTGGCGCCGCGGTGGCCGCAGGCGTAGAGAGGGAGTCCCGGACCGTCCCGCAGAGAGGGAGCCTGCGATGGAGCAGAGCGCCCGACGTACGCCGTGGCCCGTCGTGGCCCTCGTCCTCGCCCTGACCCCCGTGGGCGCCCTCACGAGCGCGTCGCCCGCCGCCGCCGGCGTCCACGCCGTGCGGGGACCCGGACCGGGCGACCGCGGCCGCCCGACCACGTACGCCAACCCCGTCGGGTCGGGTGCGGCCGACACGTTCGCCGACCCCGCCGTCATCCGCGGCCAGGACGGCTGGTGGTACGCGTACGGCACGACGGACCCGCTGCGCGAGGGCGAGGGCGTGCGGCACCTGCTGCCCGTCACCCGGTCCCGTGACCTCGTGCGCTGGGAGCACGTCGGCGACGCGTTCACCGAGCAGACCCTGCCGGCGTGGGCCGACACCGACCCCGCGGGCCCCGCCGCCTTGTGGGCCCCCGACGTCCGGTACGTCGACGGCGAGTACCGGCTGTACTACGTCGTCACGCGCACGACCCTCACGCCCGGCACCGACGACAGCGCGATCGGTGTCGCCACCGCCCCGAGCCCGACCGGGCCGTGGACGGACTCTGGCGACCCCGTCGTCGACCCCCGGCCCGGCGGGGGAGGCCCCGAGGACTTCCTGTGGACCTACGACCCGCACCACGTCACCGCCCCCGACGGCACGCAGCACCTGGTGTACGGCTCGTACTACGGCGGGATCTGGGTCACCGCGCTCGACCGCACCGGCACCGAGGCCGTCGGCGAGCCCGTGCAGCTCGCGGTCGACAACAAGTACGAGGGCGCGTACGTCGTGCACCGGGAC includes these proteins:
- a CDS encoding ATP-binding protein; the protein is MSPVADRRPARDRALPSRRPPRGLRLLGRWQVDDVSGLAGLRHAVREAVSAHASADRAARRTADQVTLLVSELATNALRHGRAPTVVELRTDGRRYLLDVADHDAGTAPVESGARAPGDGGFGLLIARRLADEVGWYTTRTTKHVWAQVPAG
- a CDS encoding SpoIIE family protein phosphatase, whose product is MQDPVAGADDAPEAAPAPRGDGVPVDAEPRRALLESAARAAGLGTFRWDLSSGALEWDDALLEAFGYDGSTFGGTIEAFTARLHPDDVAPVMRALDEAVATCGVYEAEFRVLRPDGTRRWLTARGRALAGPDGTAGQVVGVTTDTTALRAGEERVHRVLEDMTVGYYWLDPQWRFGYVNAEAERILGSPREQLLGGVVWELFPAAVGTRFEESYRSVVRTGEPVVFDAYYPAPLDGWYEVRAVPERGGVAVYFTDVTERRRSLDTAQRARERSELLASVATELVEVLDPVRALEAVLPHLVPAVADFAIASLLDEGHGGWQSRLRDVAAMHADPWLQPVLDRYRAVRVPALTRSSLVAQVLAGGSHALRTGLPGPGDLVQEGPAHDLLTRLAPEAIVVMPLRGRGHTRGLLTLGRTAARGGFTDADLTALREVMAQIGLALDNAHLHAARRDLAEELQRSLLTELPEPDHLHLAARYVPAVAATQIGGDWYDAFLVRDGSTCLVIGDVTGHDLRAAVSMAQLRNVLRGGAHAVVQAPAQILSSLDWAIQDLAVGAISTGILAKVEQPADLAARGLRRLRWSNAGHLPPLLLHPDGRAELLTRPADLLLGLRAHVERHDHTALLHPGSTVVLYTDGLVERRGERLTVGVERLREAAERLAHLPLEELCDRLIADLASGSEDDVALLAVRAYPEDAPRPDAAGPRRLPADLADEADADAGGAS
- a CDS encoding M20/M25/M40 family metallo-hydrolase; amino-acid sequence: MSTAAQGDGGVALEDLHAYVAEHLDDLVHHLVGWVRLRSVAGMPEHQPDLQRSANWLAGVLRDTGFPRVQVWEVEGGAPAVYAEWCAAPDAPTVLVYSHHDVRAARDDSWGQVPPFEPALRDGRLWGRGTSDAKGQVLCHVWGVRAHLAVTGRTAPAVNLKVLVEGEEEAGSEHLAGLLEEHPEATRADVVMLSDTLLWRADAPAACVGLRGLVTATLEATGPGRDVHSGAVSGVAPNPVHAVAQLVAGLHDEDGRVTLPGFHDDVALPSDDERAAIARLPYSDEDWLERSETTSVGGEAGWAPLERLWLRPAAEVLVLTAGDVQGPARGAVPSVVTASISIRTVPDQRVERVADQLRTWVADRMGDGVRYELSVPVESGQEPYRTPDDLPALAVLRAAMADGFRADEVGTMRNAGGSPASLLHGTTGAPVVFFGTGLPEDHWHDSDESVRVDMLHAGTATLASFGQRLAAAAGPGTS
- a CDS encoding family 43 glycosylhydrolase encodes the protein MEQSARRTPWPVVALVLALTPVGALTSASPAAAGVHAVRGPGPGDRGRPTTYANPVGSGAADTFADPAVIRGQDGWWYAYGTTDPLREGEGVRHLLPVTRSRDLVRWEHVGDAFTEQTLPAWADTDPAGPAALWAPDVRYVDGEYRLYYVVTRTTLTPGTDDSAIGVATAPSPTGPWTDSGDPVVDPRPGGGGPEDFLWTYDPHHVTAPDGTQHLVYGSYYGGIWVTALDRTGTEAVGEPVQLAVDNKYEGAYVVHRDGYWYLFASSANCCAGPTTGYSVHVGRSASLTGPYVDRDGVPLLQSRAGGTPVLVQNGNRWVGAGHNALVTDLTGQDWVVYHAIDREDPYLDGTDGVNERPMLLDRLDWVDGWPVVRGGVGPSEGPQPGPLAPGRAATGFEPAARAAWRGAAWRTVPDDPQGGTHALARRAGPLLLHHAPAGPVRVEADVRLEPGPSAASSPAPRGTGS